The Chlorocebus sabaeus isolate Y175 chromosome 1, mChlSab1.0.hap1, whole genome shotgun sequence genome includes a region encoding these proteins:
- the LOC103247920 gene encoding LOW QUALITY PROTEIN: olfactory receptor 52J3-like (The sequence of the model RefSeq protein was modified relative to this genomic sequence to represent the inferred CDS: inserted 1 base in 1 codon) — MFYHKKSVFHPVTFFLIGIPGLEDIHMWISLPFCSVYLMVLLGNATILLVIKVEQTLREPMFYFLAILSTIDLALSTTSVPRMLGMFWFDVHEVNYGACVTQMFLNHAFTGMEAEVLLAMAFDHYVAICATLHYTTVLTSQVLVDISMCIVIHPVLLTLPMIYLVYWLPFCQAHVIAHSYCEHMGTAKLSCGNIRINGIYGLFVVSFFVLNLVLIGISYVYILRAVFRLPSHDARLKALSTCSSHVGVICVFYIPSVFSFLTHVFGHXPGYIHILVANLYLIIPPSLNLIIYGVRTKQIREQVLYVFTKK; from the exons ATGTTTTATCACAAGAAGAGCGTATTTCACCCAGTCACATTTTTTCTCATTGGAATCCCAGGTCTGGAAGACATCCACATGTGGATCTCCCTGCCTTTCTGCTCTGTTTACCTCATGGTTTTGCTGGGCAATGCCACCATTCTGCTGGTCATCAAGGTAGAACAGACTCTCCGGGAGCCCATGTTCTACTTCCTGGCCATTCTTTCCACTATCGATTTGGCCCTTTCTACAACCTCTGTGCCTCGCATGCTGGGCATGTTCTGGTTTGATGTTCACGAGGTTAACTATGGAGCCTGTGTGACCCAGATGTTTCTGAACCATGCCTTCACTGGCATGGAGGCTGAGGTCTTACTGGCTATGGCTTTTGACCATTATGTGGCCATCTGTGCTACACTACATTACACGACCGTCTTGACATCCCAAGTGTTGGTGGACATTAGCATGTGCATTGTAATTCATCCAGTTTTACTTACACTTCCCATGATCTATCTTGTCTACTGGCTACCCTTTTGTCAGGCTCATGTAATAGCCCATTCCTACTGTGAGCACATGGGCACTGCAAAATTGTCCTGTGGAAACATCCGTATCAATGGTATCTATGGGCTTTTtgtagtttctttctttgttctgaaCCTGGTCCTCATTGGCATCTCATATGTTTACATTCTCCGTGCTGTCTTCCGCCTCCCATCACATGATGCTCGGCTAAAAGCCCTAAGCACATGTAGCTCTCATGTTGGGGTCATCTGTGTTTTCTATATCCCCTCAGTCTTCTCTTTCCTTACTCATGTATTTGGAC CACCAGGTTACATTCACATTCTTGTTGCCAATCTCTATTTGATTATCCCACCCTCTCTCAATCTCATCATTTATGGGGTGAGGACGAAACAGATTCGAGAGCAAGTGCTCTatgtttttactaaaaaataa